The region GGAGGATGAGTGTAAATGCTGTTGATGCTAATATGTCATATTGACTTTGAAAAAGTACAGGGGGTGGTATGAGCTCTTTCCTTGTAAACCTTTTATTAAGAAGTACTTGCATGCTGTCACATTACAGCAAgcgttttgtcttttttataaTATAGCGCCGCAAAGCACAAAACTAgtttggatatactttagagtagtcaatatagatttactatccacagAAAATTGTCTAAATGGCTGTCAAGACAAGTGCGGAGCAAGGTAATTGTGTTATATGGGGCATTCAAGTCATGTttgaggctgcatgagtgctgggGACACGGCGGAGCTGCAGTTCATTGAGCGGAAACATGAAGTTTAAAATTCCAAAGAAGACCACGTCCCTTCCATGGCAGTTTTCCAAGATGATaaggagcccaaacacacctctaAGATGACAAACACCATGCTGATGTAGCTGAAGTGGACAAGTACGTCTCCTCCACACCTGAACCCCATCAGGCATCCTCAaatggaaggaaaggaggaatgTACGAGGTGTCTATTATCCATCAGCTCCAACAGTGATGTCACAATTCGGTGTAGTCGCTTGTGTTGCTAGCTagttagacaataatggctgtgtgctGACCCATTTTCAATTTCATACAGGATGTACACGGACTAAGTTAAAGTATATTATTGTTAAGTTCTAATAAAATGGTTACTGAAATGAGaggggtgtattcacttttgcCAGATACTCtatagcagaggtagggaaccaggtagggctcttttgatgactgtatctggctctcaagcatttaccacaataaaaatgtatgtttgctaacattttaaagtaaacatcaccgaagtcactgttaaaaatattaaaaatcaacaactttcttatgcattttaatccgtccatccattttctaatgcaatacggccgaccatatctatctttcctgatgatattttccaggtcaaacaccaaaactcgattattactgggtaatgcggtagtgtacctcggtcattaagatgtaaatgtaaactttcctcctttattcaaatagtcacctagctaaagctgcagaaccaagccttctggcaaagatggccaaaagaatgaaatatactgagtacggtgcaaaaccatgcagcagcagaagttgcattaatggcagcaagcatttgatttattattggacactgcgctgctcacaaaagtgtgctggccacacccccttggcgtggggtagtgtgcctggtctacataattagagcccattatatctaaaactgttggtcttacataaaaatgcacacattttattgcattcaatgtttaaaaaaatgtatatggctctcacagatacacattttaaaatatctggccttcatggctctcgaagccaaaaaggttcccgacccctgctctatagttATTTGTTACCACTCCTATGCTACAGGAGGGCACAGCGGCATTTGATGCCTGGAAAGCTGCTTCCTCACTCATACGAGAAGGTTGTACGTATTTAAATGTAACATAAAACCTGTAATTGTGTGTAATAGTGTTTGGGGAGAGTGTGGATTGCCCTAAGCGACGTCAATGGCACTGAATGACCACTAATCGAAGCTTGGCTGTGTGTGTCTCTCATCAGGTGCCGAGCACCCCGCACATATAGTACCACAACCAGACCTAGACCTGGACCAGCAGACCAGCGCTCCGAATACCATATTTGAAACAAGCTCCACTTCTTCTAGTGGCGGAAGCTTGAACATCACCACACATTTGGAAACCTCCACTGTGACGCAACAACCCAACAAAGACAACGGTAATAAATAAGCATTGTTTATGTGTGATGTACAGTATACGTATGTGGAGATTTACCAGAGGACGTTATTAGCTTGACTTTAGGTGCTATATTTGTCCTTAATCTTAACTGAACTAGATAAGGTGATAAAGTGCTGCCACCAAAGTGTTTGCTGACATGCCTAATACTGACCGCATTATTAGGTGCTGTCAATTAATACTACTGTACATCAGAAAAGATCATAATTGTGAAATAAATGGTTCCTTTGGGTAATGGTTGGTGAAGAAGGTGTGAGGAATGATTCTACAGTATGCTATGTGAGACTTTTCACCACAGGGTGAGAAAGGTAGCGATTGTAGAAGCACACTCACACACCCAGGACTCAAACATATTCACAGGCTCGCGCATTCCCAGGCGCCTGCCAGTTCTACCAGACGACAGTTTGCCTTCACAACTGAGTGCAAGCTAGCTCTGCAGATAGTGGTGGCTCTTTACTTATAGCTGCCTTTAAATTCAAAGTCCTGCTTTTGTTTCAAATTTTGCGGCTTCATggatatgaattaataaatcatgcagtttcGTGGTTAAATATGGCTTAATAGTGAAAACACTGTCATATTTAAggaaatgttatgtatttgtaaTTAAATGAAGCCTTTTCAAggataaaatggctaaatgaaccaaAAAATCGAATGTAAGGCACTCAGACgttgatgtagtattctacacatGTCAGCAAAATCTACAGCAACacgagcacaagtcttatttatgtcttcaattcaaatatttactccttttgtGTCCACTGTATGGGGTAATACGTGTGTAAAgttgattataggggtgttagctcgtgtgtagagggctctagtaatgttaaaaaaaatgtatttacaaggcaataagcaggttttctgtgctctaacaaaaatattcaatttataaataaggatatTGGCTTTGTgttgaaccaattaaccgtgataaacagaTTGCTGTATTGAaaaatgctttggaaaacaTGATAGCATACATGTAGTACAGTTATCCTCAATGCCATTAGAATGGTCAATGACAATTGGTTGCCGAGTCGTGCCCGtgttcctgcaaagacattgtGTGCATGGCGGCCAAGCTTTTCAACCAATGTTGCCCTAATTTTACaaacatgtgcttgtcagtccccaaAGGTATGGGCCAAATTTTGTGGCGATTTGGctaaacaccctaaagttacagtggaTGTTTTGTAGTGTACATTGAGCCGTGTGataatatacgtacatatacagtacgtatatatatacatatatataaaacataacagCACCGTTGTGTGGTGGTGTTTgcatttattgtaaaattatagcacaggcaacacagtaaTTGTGCACGTTTTGCCAAATGTTCCCCCTTTTTCTGTACTAGGGTTCAGGAACAGAAGTGGCGTAAAAAAAcctattttatgtttttcaaaCACAATTGAGAGACTGATAATATCTATTAACTTATATGTACTGTACGAAACTGACTGAActcgaaactgaaaccaacaaagtgcaacaaaatgtgaagcatacaagcgtatttaAGAGTCAACTTGCATGTTGGCAGATCTACACTCATATTGAAAGTCCTCCCCTGACACAATTAGGTATATAACATGAGCTAAATGCACATTAGCATGATACTTATGACAACgcactaatgttaaaaaaagcttTGCTAATGTTATTAAGCGTTTGCTGTACACACATTAAATTGATTCCCTTACTGTcgatgtcccaatacttttctCCATATAGTGAGTATCGTTGCTGTTGTGATGATAACGCTAAGTACTCTTTCCAGACACCAACATGGAGGTAACATCAGTGGTGTCCAACCAAGAAAAGGGGGGTAACCTGACTGATGATATGACCACAAACACTTCGGTTCCTGTCATCCTGACCTCAATTGCCCCCAACACATCCACAAGCATCCCTGCACACACGGTCCTCACCGATGCACCAACATCAGCACTCCCACCGCCATCAGACCGACTTCCCGTCTCCACCCCACCGCCAAGCCAGACAACGCCAAACTCTCAAACAGATTCTCCCTCATCCGCCGCCATGACGACAACGCACAGTACAAACACCATCACCACCCAGTCAACAGCCAGCACCAGCTCCTATCGAGAGACCCCCACATCTCTCCTGTCGGTGCAAACCAGCTCGGAGCCGCATCCTGAGGTCTCTACCAAATGTCACCTACAGACCACCACTGTGGAGCCGCCTCAGCTCACCTCCACACAGACCAGGCTGCATTCCGGAACACCGTCACCGCTCAATGTAAAGGGCGACGGTGAGTACTTTGAGTGGTTTTCATGAAAATACACgcataagaaataaataatgatcaACTAAACTACAAACAAGTGACTGATGTCGATCAGGAGTGTCAGTTTCCATGTTCACTATGCTGTTTACTAGAATATCAGTAATACGGTAGCATGGGCCATCTGCTAAATGCAAAATGGCCACCAAGAACTTTTTATCTTCTGTATTATCCCTCGAAATGTGTTTGGTGCTTTTCACTGCAAACTAAATTGTctgtaaaaacaaaagcaacactGTTCTTTGTGCCCTCAAGACACAAGCCAGCTCTTTTCTTGCATCTTCTACAATCCACAAGTCCCGTCACCACCAGGCCGTCCACAATCATGACTTTGTTTGAGACACAGTCATGGGACTCGTGTTCTGTCACTCTTATTTACTGTAGATACCCACAGCAGCTTTCTCCATCCACTGTGGGAGCGACGTGCAGCCTACTCATTTTATCTTTCCATCTGTCTGCCAGATAGTTTTTTAGAACGtcgacaaaaaaaggaaaccaaTTCCTGCTTCCCTCACCGTGTGTGGTTTTTATTAGTCTATGCTTGGCACTTTGCCTCTTTCCATTAGCCGGCGAAAGAGGCATCGCTCCCTCCACTGTGGTTGTTTGATGATAGGGAAACAGCAAAGTTGGCAAAACACTGTTCCATAGCAACATTCATAGACAAAAATACACCTCATTCTACCCTGTGAGACACATAATGTCAACTATGCAGAAGCATTCAATGAGCATAGTTTCAAtcaattaaatgaaaatgaataaatagattaatatttaaatgaaatccagattccaccctcggccatctctgtgtggagtttgcatgttctccctgtgcatgcgtgggttttctccgggtactccggtttcctcccacattccaaaaacatgctaggttaattggccactccaaattgtccataggtatgaatgtgagtgtgaatggttgtttgtctatatgtgccctgtgattggctggcgaccagtccagggtgtaccccgcctctcgcccgaagacagctgggataggctccagcaccccccgcgaccctcgtgaggaaaaagtggtagaaaatgaatgaatgaaatctagATTTTAAAAAAGATGTTATGCATCCACGATATACGTACACTGTCTAATAATGAAAgaatccatttttgtttttctctgtATCTTGTAAAGTGTCCTCAAGGGTCAAGTAGGTTGTCAATTACATTTATGCATTCGTGCTGCGACTGATCGGCCACCGATCGGTATctgccgatatcagtgaaaaagcacggtatctacatatatcggccgatacttgctttaaaacgcaTATCAGCCCCACAAAAAGTAGGTCTgctgtgtgtgggacttcctgtctttgtgacagTGATGCAAGTTTTGCCCCCTGCAAAACGTGCGGCAAAAAATGTCTCACCCGGGTGGCGatttgaaaagctttagattggtcctagcacttggcagggtgtggtgagtttgaggctcatGATGTGATCATCCATCAGGCAGCGGTCATAAAGCCCCTGCCTGAGTACCGCCTCAGTCCgaatttgggagcatgcagacactatgtagcacttttagtacaagaagaacttttgttgtgtgcggggctcCATCGGGATATGGACAACGTGTGATGCACGTACCCTCTACTACCACTTCTGACTCCATGGTGAGTGAAGCAAaacgtgagttgtggataccagcattttgttcacgTTCTGGTATCGATGtgttcactcatggattatcaggaTCGGTATGGGCAGCATATAAtgcatgtttcagatcatccaacaaatttaaatattactcaacggcaacacaactgaacacaaaatgcagtttttaaattcaactttgtattattaagggagaaaccTAACCACACCTACATGAACAAAAAAAGGCACTTTTTCCCCTGCGGTTGGACCATGTGGACCTTGTCAAGTCAAGGTCAAGAAGAGAAATGTCACCCTATGTATTTTCTATCCCAGCCGTCATGGTCCCTGACGCCCCTACACTGGATCCCCTCTTGGCCGGCCTGGTGTCAGCCTTCATCATCACTGCTGCCATCATCACCCTGCTCCTGTTCCTCAAGCTGCGGCGAAGAGACAACAGACCAGAGTTCCGCAGGCTACAGGACTTACCCATGGTGCGTGAGAGAGGACTGGTGTGATCGCAACCAAACAACCAGAAATGGCTACCTGTTTTAGTTATTCTCGCATGTCTTGTCTTGCATGTGTTTCCCGTTTAGGACGACATGATGGAGGAAACACCTTTGTCCATGTACAGCTACTGATATACGGACGTGCGGCAAAACTCCCCAAAAAGCTCCTTTCTTCCagggtatttttttgttttagttttggtCTGTCTTCTTGTGAATGCTGTCCCGGAAGAATCCAGGTTTGAAACAGTACGAGGGTAGCTCCTATTTATGCAGATCTTTAAGATAAGCGCTGATGGAGGATACAGTGGACAACGAGGACATCAGGTTCTGTAGCAAAAGTCTATTTTTGGTCTTTTTAAGTACAATTTGGACCTGTGCCTCTGCTCATTACTGAATATTTTCAGCCATTTGTGGGGGGTGATTTTATTTCTCCCGAGTGGACAGAAGAGAAGACATGATTCTGTCCATCACTCAGAAGTCCTGCCAGACGCTCTGCTCTCTTTCTCAAATATAATCTAATTAAGGCTGGGAGAACTGAAGTCTTTTAGGGTGACGTGCAGGCCCAAGAggagaaaataacaaaacagcttgactgtcgattttttttttttttttaatgaggttgcactttattttttttcagtgtgcttGTGTATATgagaaatgtgtgtttgtgcaggcgTGCAGAcaaagctgtgtgtgtgcatttttagCTGTGTTTTAAGTGTGTGGGAGACTGGAGTTATTTAATTCTATCTTTAATTTGTATGTTACTCTGTTTGTATACTATTTAGGTACATTTGCACAATCAATAAAAAAGAGctgtattacaaaaataatgcttgatacaatattttaatgtgtttgcaTATAATTTAGTGGACAtaattaatgttatttaattttattgtcaGGTTTAAACTTAATCAATTAAACAAATTAGAAATAATTAGTCATTTgtctaatatataattatttatgagtcattttcagtggtaCAGGCCCAAAAGTTCATGACATACCTCTCTAGTGTTAGATCTTGTGGAGCAGGGCTGTCCACATCCTGAAATATGAAAGGATCCAAGAGCCATTTATCTCAGGTTTGTGACATaagtgaaaaagcctattagtATTATTCCCACCATTGTTGTcgtttatttttccaaatatctCCATTTCTTTCTTAAATATTcttctcatagtattatgactttattcaaacaatattttaactttattttcaaaatattataacttaCTCCCCAACCTAACTtaacaaaaaattaattttttatttagtttcattgtttttctttaaaaacattgtttttctttttaaatacttaaactccatgctcctaaaatgacatttttcctgataatattacaaaattggTACTTTCTCGTTGCAGTATGatgtttttccataatattttgactttattctcataaaattacagctgttttgtcCAGTTCTgcgatttgtttttttctgccatttcaactttcttcttgtacattttcttcttataactgtgactttattcccctaacATTGTAAGTTTTTCCCCaagctaatttttcaaaaaatacaaatagttgtgtttctcataatattagaacgtGAATTTTGTttcatgaatatttcaactttatgctactaaaattacgtTAGTTCCActtctaatattacaacattattcccgtagatgattttttttaacgttattcttgtaaaatgagtTTTCAATGTTTGCTGTTGTATTTTTGCTTgctaaattatatatttttagaatgtgtcgcAGGCCAATGTGGAAACCTCCCCTCCCCAACAGTTTCAATTTCAACACCGCTGGGTTACAACACGTTCAGGTGTACCCAATGAAGTGTCCAATGAGGGTAGCATACAGTATGTCCATCCAGGTTGCAGTGCCTTTTAATAAACATTTGTATTcatccatactgtacatgcaaatCTGACGAGCCTGGAGCATGTTGTTCATCTTTCATAAAGTGAACTGTGGCCTTTCAGAAAATGTTCATATTGTAAATACTATACTGTTGGGTGCAGCAAAtcctgattaaaatgaacacacTCCATCTCGAAATTctgcattttttgtgtttatacaAGTGTCATCACTGCATTTTGAGGCTTTGCTGCTCAATGTGGACTATGAACTTCTTATTAAAGGTTATTTGAAATGTATCTCCTGTCCTTCTTTGCTTCACTTCACATCTTAAACGAAAGCCTGAAGCCCTAGGCTACCTTAGCATGATGCTGTTAAAATAGGAgtctaatgttagcactgtagctgcaTTTGTATCCTCCTATCCCACTCCTTATTTGATATATGGCATTCGTTACATTGgacaagtgcagttttcctgtcTATATGACAAAAGTAGATCAAGTTTTCTCATTAGAGCAGCCATATGCTTTGTATTCAAAAtttcttgtgttttgttttggtgtaagtACAGCGGGCGGCGTGGGCGTGTCACACGGGACCAAACAACACTTTTCTCACActtcaaaatgtatttgcaaTTAAAACACCATGGGAACATACTAGATTTCCTTGTGGGATCACTAAGATGTTATGTTTCCCATTCTGAAAATCACTGACCTCACAcaaagaggtcagaggtcagtcaGACTCAGGTCAGATCCTAAATCAGGGTTCACGTCGTCATCAACATCATCCTCAAAGTCAGTCCTTGCTCTGGATTGACGCTCTGCTGGTTTGTAATGAGGAGCTGGCAGAGGAGCAGAGGGAAGtcgttagtgtgtgtgtgtgtgtgtgtgaggtcatCCTTTGCTGCATCACCATATGGGATTTCACTGGAGGACAACACAATCATTTCCCATAATTTCCCACCAGACTAAATGATTCTGGAAAGCATTTAGAGCTAACACTGCAACCTGCACTGGGATCAGCAGTCTTGTGTTACAGTAAGTGCTggcatgtgcacacacactgtagTGTTTCATGTTTCCCAAAATGTCAATGTATTTAACTGATCAATAATAAACAGAGATAAGTAAACACAATGTCTGTGACACACAATGGGACCTCATTCATTTATATGTAACATAACTGTCACACCCATCTCTTCATGGCAGGCCAGCTTCACTAAGTGGAACACCTAGATCCGGATCCGAACCCAGTGATGGCCCTTAACGGACCTGTGACCAATTAAAGTGAATGGAAACTATAATAACGTGTAATCATGCTCGTGGACCGATCTCAGTGGCAGTTTGCGGgcataattacattacattacatcaaAGGCGGTGACATCACTCAAAATAAGCCAATGAAATAGCTTGTTTACTTGCCAGCCAATgagaaccatccatccatgcaggAATTTTGTATGCCGCTTAATCTTCCAATAAAAACCAAGGCTTGCTCAAAACTAAGAATGTTAATCGAGaaaaaactgaacatttaaAGAGTGAAAGGATACACCAATATACTGGATATTTATTCTTCCACAATCCAGTGTGTCTCATATGCTCCCAAACTGTAAAACTAAAATGTACGAGAGTGGCAGCACATTCATTTACAGCACAGCAACGTGCAAATGAGTCCTCACTAAAGATTGTATGGGTATTGGAGCAAAACAACATCATTATGTTCTGCTGCAGAGATCTTACccaaaggtttaaaaaaagaggAATCGTGTGACAAATTCAGGCAAATTCCAAATTCATGTAAGTTTATTTATTCACTTGATTTAAATGCTTGTTAAAACAGGGTTGGACACCTAACTGTTTCACACAGGTTCTGGTTAGTTTTTGGTGTGGAAGTAGTTCCAGCTTAAGCAAATCACTTTATGTTTGTGTCCCCACAACCTATCCGTAACTACTTTCTTTAACACCAAAAACAAACCAGAATTCGGCTCACAGGACCAAGAGGGGGTaaagtcaccgttgatgcactacactctGTTAAATTCcttaattgacttttt is a window of Doryrhamphus excisus isolate RoL2022-K1 chromosome 5, RoL_Dexc_1.0, whole genome shotgun sequence DNA encoding:
- the LOC131129561 gene encoding mucin-2-like, with translation MAAKICICFGALLVFHLGATEHGAEHPAHIVPQPDLDLDQQTSAPNTIFETSSTSSSGGSLNITTHLETSTVTQQPNKDNDTNMEVTSVVSNQEKGGNLTDDMTTNTSVPVILTSIAPNTSTSIPAHTVLTDAPTSALPPPSDRLPVSTPPPSQTTPNSQTDSPSSAAMTTTHSTNTITTQSTASTSSYRETPTSLLSVQTSSEPHPEVSTKCHLQTTTVEPPQLTSTQTRLHSGTPSPLNVKGDAVMVPDAPTLDPLLAGLVSAFIITAAIITLLLFLKLRRRDNRPEFRRLQDLPMDDMMEETPLSMYSY